gttttgcaaTTAAAATAGAATCATATCAAAATGGTATGTGTTTTAAGGTGCATTGAACATGTTATCAATATCAAACATAACTTTAACATAGCTGTCAATATTACAAAACATGTAAGGGAAAATGTGTAGCATTCACTGCAATTAAAGTTTACTGAACTTGTAAAAGGCAAAGAAGACTTACTTGCATAGCTCTTTCAATGATGAGCTTTCTATCATTGCGATAGTGACTGATACTTTTGGGTATAGGCACAGAACTGCAAAGATTCAATGTAAGCTCTCTTTGATCACACGGCATGTTTGAGTATGAATGGTATACAAGTGTAAAACAAGAATAGTAAGAAATGTAGCTAATTTGGACTTTTTAGGCTAATGGTAATTTAAAAAGTCATCTTTATACAGCTGATTAAACTACATTATGTGTAAAGATCAAAACTGTACTTATCTTTTGTCACCCTCATTTTGGTGATAAATGCGTACACTACATTAGCAAGTTCAATAGACAATTAAACAGGAGACAAATAAGTACCTGATAGGTTTAGATGGAATTCCATGAATCATTGCATTTTCCTCAAGTTCATTTTTCAACTCATCCAATTCTTTCTTTAGTTCAACCTCCAGATCTTGAACCTTTTCACTCCCAGCTACCCTGTATATATCTGTCCACTCCATGATTTTGACAAATATATGGCTCTGATATCCAAGTCCAAAGGGATCCAAAGATCACATTTAACGACTCTCCCCGAGATCTAGAGAGAATGTTTATACTCACagtatataaatcaaatatcatAATAATAGCATCTTAATAGCCTGTGAGAAAGAGAAATAATCTTAAAAAGGTACTGcccaaatattttaaatatgctAACTTTATTTTGTCATGTGACGATCTGTAGTCTGTACTAGTACTagacctacctacatgtatatcccagaGATGGCTTAGTAAGCCCCACGTCATTGGTTGTATTAAATAAGACAAAACATCTTTCCAAAAACGTGGAGAAATTAAGGAACTCGAACATTATTCTATTCCGAGCTTCACATAacgtaaaaataaatatgtttgaacaCTAATGCGCATGTTTCCCACTGTAAacttatgttgttgttgtagtttaaCGCTAAGAGTTACTAATAATTATTTTCTTGTGATTAAGGTCATCTGCATCTACTCTAATTGCCAATTGATACTTACAATTGCCACTGTTTATCTTCGGGTAACAGCATGGGAGATAATagcataaaacaaatacatacaagtTACAGAACCCTTGCAAAcagctgcattttttttttcgtggcTGCTATGTACGCCACTTCTTAACAACCGCTAGGGGGCGTGCACATGCAACTGAACATAACCCGAACTGGATCCCCGGATGAATTGACAACTGAACCAGTTCAGCCAAGACAAGACACGCAAGCACTGACTTTACAAATTCCCCGCTGAGTGTGGTTGTGAGTGCATATTAAACTTGTCAAGTCAAactaagctaaaaaaaaaaaagggttgaAAGAACCACATACCAACACCTTCACAATTACTACAGCTATATTAGAAAGTAAGCCTACCGTAAAGAGGacaaattttgagaaaattagCCAGACAGGCCTAAACCAAAGCCTACTACATCCAATCATCATGATTCGAAGAAAGCTACGCAGCATTgatgggctttttttttttttttgcttttttttttccattagcCCCGGCTGTACATTTTACACAGACATGGCTAAACGCATAGGCCAATCTGTTGCTCACTATTACTACACTTCGACTACACGCAGAAAACATGTAGAAGTACATAGCTGTTTGTCCGGCGGAGTTTTTGTCCGTAGTATTTTTGCCTTTGGTCATTCGTGGGAAATCGTTGTTTTAATTACTTGATTATCCGTAGAACCGTGAGTAAAACCTTGTGGCTCAACTACCTcgttgacccaggagtctctcaccaatgcggtcgctgtgagttcaagtccagctcatgctggctttctctcctgccgtatgtgggaaggtctgtcagctacctgcggatggtcgtgggtttcccccgggttctgcccggtttccacccaccataatgctggccgccgtcgtatgaatgaaatattcttgagtacggcgtaaaacaccactcaaaaaaaaaaaaaaaaatcaactacCGGTACCTCGTAATCCCTGCATAATCGGCTCTATTCTTTCTGTAACCGTTTAGTGTTCTTGGAAACAAGGCCTACTTCAAGAGTCGATATTATGCTGAATCACATCGGATTACAATTTTGTTTTCCCATTTTCTGTAAATCAGGGGTATCTGTCTACGCATTGTTTATTCGAGGTTGATACGAGCGTGGGTTTAGGCTCGATGACATAGCCCTGGAACCTTGGCGATTCGTGCTGATTTTGTTTCTGTGTACTTGCTCATAATGGCTCTAGACTATCATGTCCTCACGCGGCTATACGTTTTAGACATAGACAGTTAGTGAAGAAATTTCCCACATTTGACATTCGGACGTGTACATTACTCGTCGTGTTAATTGGATGGAAGGTGGTCTTCTGCTAACTCAATTTATAATCACAGCACGTGCGACGAATGTAGGagaatatacatgaaaattCTGCGTCGATTTACATCTCCTATTCCAGAGCTTGAAAGTGGAGGAATGACCATATCCCATACTGAACCACTTCCTCCTCCAATATCCAGGAATCATTTACGCCCAGAACTAACTTAATACTCAGAGATCGCCCCCACACAGACGTCACACGCACTCAGAGATAATTCACACACAGATAAAATCCTCAGCACGCAACTTCAAACACTCCACACCCGGAGATCACCCGCAACCTGAGATCACCCAGGTCATCAGATCACCACACCCAGAGATCACCCACACCCATAGATCGTCCACAGGCAGATATCACCCACGCCCATCGATCATCCACACGCAAAGATTACTACACCCACAGATCATACACAACTACGGATCACCTGCACCCATACATCATCCACTCCCAGATATCAACCACACCGAGAGATCGTCAACACCTAGACAGCACCACACCCAGAGGTCATCCACACACAGAATCAACACACAGAGATCACTCAGGGATCACCGCACCCCAACATCACCACCTCCAGATATTATCAGACCCAGAGATCACCCACACGCAGACATCACCACACCCAGAGATTACCCACACTCAGACATCACCACACCCAGACATCATCCACGCCCAGATACCACCCACACCCAGAGGTCACTCACACCCAGAGATCACCCGCACCCAGAGATCACTCACACCCAGACAGCACCACACCCAGAGATCACCCACACTCAGAACATCACCCACACTCAGAGATCACCCACACTCAGACATCACCCGCAGCCAGAGATCACCCACACCCAGAGATCACCCACACCCATAAACAACAAACAGAGAACACCCACACTCTGGGATCACCGCACCCCAACATCACCACACCCAGAGATCATCACACCCAGAGATCTTCACACCCAGAGATCACCACACCCAGAGATCACCCACACCAGAGATCACCACACTCAGAGATCACCCACCCAAATATCACCACGCCCAGAGATCACCCACACCCAGAGATCATCCACATCCAGAGGTCACCCACACCCTGAGGTCACCCACACCCAGAGATCACTCAAATGAAATATTACccaaacttatttatttgcataGTTTGATACAGTCACACAtcatatttcagtatttaaaaCTATATGGAGTTTGTGGGAACTTCACCTATGGAAAACCGTTTGAGATCATAATGAAAGTTTTGAGGAAATCCACCTGAAGTTTAGATCTACAAAATTCTTTTGtcattaaatgcatttaatacTTCATTACTGTGCAAGTCAAgagtgttttacttatacgacacgGTCATGTTTATGTGCCAACTTGAATTGACTACAGAACGCAGAACTCGTTGTATTAAGGATAATTCCGGTATATCCGCTTGAGGAGGgctcatatatatgtactggtcTGGCATAACATCTACAAGTGCTTTTTGTGTACTTTGTGTTGTGGTTTAGGTACCACGCACTTGTTCAAAACTTTCAGGCCGTCTTGAATTAAAAAGACTTGAATGCCTTTCTCACCTCTCCACCTGCTCCACAGTCCACAAGTTCAAAAGGTGAACAATTTATAAAGATCATACTGGAATAATTtgtgcaaagaaaagcagtgtACCACTGGACTCAGAGTCTAGTTTGCTATATTATGTTTGAATATTCTGAGCAAGCCTGACTGACACTCATACTTTCCATGATTTATATCCTAAACAGGGTCTCACACGAAGCGAGTTTCGACTAGCGATCTATAGCGATCGTCGATTTTTTCGCCCTACCgaaaatatgtgttttttttttgagagtggAAACGACCAACTACGAGCATTGTCATCACACCATACCAGTACGTACGTTGCAATATGCTAGCAAAAGACTCATTCTTGCTCGCTAGCCGAAACTCGCTTCGTGAGAGAACCACTTTAGTCGTAGAAACGTATCAACCATAATAACCTGCCAGGTGTACAGAATGAATTTTCATCGTTTAcgtcccaaaaaaaaaaaaaaaaaaaaagttgtccaGTCACATGGAGATATGTGTAGGTTGGCATTTGTCTTAGCGTTTTTTGTTCCCCAGCTGTTCTAAGAGTATTGGACATTATTGTGCGAACAATTATTATCATTATGGAATTTTTGTCTAGGGAATTTCTTAGCGCTTACTTGATTGGTAACTTAAAACTTTGGATGAATTTAATACACTTAGGTTTACGCTACACAAATGTGAATGAAATGTGAAGTAGAAGTATTTTAGTCTTTTTAAATGACtatattttgatattgataTGTATTCCGTTTTGTGAGTATACGTTTTCATTATCACAGCTCCTTGTGGTTAGAAAATCAGTTCTAAAAGTTACAGGTTTTGATATAAAGCATAGTCGATCAATA
Above is a window of Liolophura sinensis isolate JHLJ2023 chromosome 7, CUHK_Ljap_v2, whole genome shotgun sequence DNA encoding:
- the LOC135471005 gene encoding soluble scavenger receptor cysteine-rich domain-containing protein SSC5D-like — protein: MALDYHVLTRLYVLDIDTRNFKHSTPGDHPQPEITQVIRSPHPEITHTHRSSTGRYHPRPSIIHTQRLLHPQIIHNYGSPAPIHHPLPDINHTERSSTPRQHHTQRSSTHRINTQRSLRDHRTPTSPPPDIIRPRDHPHADITTPRDYPHSDITTPRHHPRPDTTHTQRSLTPRDHPHPEITHTQTAPHPEITHTQNITHTQRSPTLRHHPQPEITHTQRSPTPINNKQRTPTLWDHRTPTSPHPEIITPRDLHTQRSPHPEITHTRDHHTQRSPTQISPRPEITHTQRSSTSRGHPHPEVTHTQRSLK